In Arthrobacter citreus, a genomic segment contains:
- a CDS encoding lytic transglycosylase domain-containing protein, whose translation MLTKLLPGKKLSLALGSAVLTGVLAAAVLTSAPAAATGFPSWEEVEQAKQSVHAKEGQAAEIEVLLGELSADAGRLGNTAVAASAEHERAAAEAESARRALDFLAVQRAEAAEAAAELSEQMGALAAQTYKTGGLDSSLLMLLDADAAVGAMDRLTTLQGLSGRTGNLQNEASAAANVLRSLEDREAAAAEVREEAAARSLQLARDAESAAAAADAAVREQQEHSAVLLAQLALLRGSSVQLEEERLRGLQAEADYRAQQEAREAEEAAREADRQKEQDAGDRPSLTPPPVIIPTPAPEVPQPKPAPVVPPAPPAPPAPKPSPPAAPKPPAPPAPGPVDDPAAAQAYAAGRLAAFGWGPEQHRCLVNLWQRESGWRTSAHNPYSGAYGIPQSLPGDKMATAGADWRTNYRTQIEWGLGYIAARYGSPCAAWQHSEDKNWY comes from the coding sequence CTGCCGGGGAAGAAGTTAAGTCTCGCCCTTGGATCCGCGGTGTTGACCGGGGTGCTTGCCGCCGCGGTCCTCACATCCGCGCCCGCCGCCGCCACTGGGTTTCCTTCCTGGGAAGAGGTGGAGCAGGCCAAACAAAGCGTCCACGCCAAGGAAGGGCAGGCCGCCGAAATCGAGGTGCTCCTGGGCGAACTGTCCGCCGACGCCGGCCGGCTGGGAAACACTGCGGTCGCGGCGTCGGCGGAACACGAACGGGCTGCGGCAGAAGCGGAATCCGCCCGGCGTGCCCTCGATTTCCTGGCAGTTCAGCGGGCCGAAGCGGCGGAGGCCGCCGCGGAGCTGTCGGAACAGATGGGCGCGCTGGCCGCCCAGACCTACAAGACCGGCGGATTGGATTCCAGCCTTCTGATGCTCCTGGACGCCGATGCGGCAGTCGGTGCCATGGACCGGCTCACCACGCTTCAAGGTCTCAGCGGACGCACGGGCAACCTTCAAAATGAAGCCTCGGCGGCAGCAAACGTGCTGCGCAGCCTTGAGGACAGGGAGGCTGCGGCGGCGGAAGTGCGGGAGGAAGCCGCGGCCAGATCGCTGCAGCTGGCCCGTGACGCCGAGTCAGCTGCAGCCGCCGCTGACGCCGCGGTCCGGGAACAGCAGGAACACAGTGCGGTCCTTTTGGCCCAGCTGGCCCTCCTCCGTGGCAGCAGCGTCCAGTTGGAGGAGGAAAGGCTGCGGGGGCTTCAGGCTGAGGCTGACTACCGCGCACAGCAGGAAGCGCGGGAGGCTGAGGAGGCCGCCAGGGAAGCGGACCGGCAGAAGGAGCAGGATGCCGGGGACCGCCCCAGTTTGACGCCCCCGCCGGTGATTATTCCCACACCGGCTCCTGAAGTCCCACAGCCCAAACCGGCACCTGTGGTCCCTCCAGCCCCTCCCGCACCACCCGCCCCAAAGCCTTCACCCCCGGCCGCCCCCAAGCCCCCGGCGCCGCCGGCCCCCGGTCCGGTTGATGATCCAGCCGCTGCGCAGGCTTATGCGGCCGGCCGGTTGGCGGCCTTTGGGTGGGGGCCGGAACAGCACCGCTGCCTGGTCAATCTGTGGCAGCGCGAGTCGGGCTGGCGGACCAGTGCCCACAACCCCTACAGCGGCGCCTATGGCATCCCGCAGTCCCTTCCCGGAGACAAGATGGCCACGGCCGGCGCCGATTGGCGGACCAACTACCGGACGCAGATTGAGTGGGGGCTGGGGTACATTGCGGCGCGTTACGGAAGCCCCTGCGCTGCGTGGCAACACTCCGAAGATAAGAACTGGTACTAG